The proteins below are encoded in one region of Bacteroidales bacterium:
- a CDS encoding N(5)-(carboxyethyl)ornithine synthase — MKKLTLGVIGTSRKEDEKRVPIHPEHLSRIPEDIRKQLIFEKGYGIPFGLDDDFFISQTGGVASRHELLADLGSVIIAKPVLADLQEIREGGLIWGYPHSAQQRDITQAAIDRKLTLIAFEDMFVWSPDGQIGRHTFYKNNEMAGYCAVIHALQLRGIDGHYGNQRKVIIFSFGAVSRGAIYALKAHGFRDITICIQRPDYEVREEILDVNYVRIRKGNNGEARMVTIEHDGTVRPLSDLISESEIIINGTYQDTDNPIDFVTEEEKDTLKSGSLIIDVSCDEGMGFYFAKPTTFKTPILKIDSIDYYAVDHTPSYLWESASRSISAALIIYLQTILEGRKSWMKNPTIQKAINIDDGVIKKESVLTFQNRMQNYPHDFIKN; from the coding sequence ATGAAAAAACTAACATTAGGAGTTATTGGAACTTCAAGAAAAGAAGATGAAAAACGCGTACCAATTCATCCGGAACATTTATCACGTATACCGGAAGATATTAGGAAACAATTAATTTTTGAAAAGGGATATGGTATTCCTTTTGGTTTAGATGATGATTTTTTTATTTCTCAAACCGGAGGAGTTGCCTCTCGTCATGAATTATTGGCCGATTTAGGTTCGGTAATTATTGCGAAACCTGTATTAGCAGATTTACAAGAAATACGTGAAGGAGGTTTAATATGGGGTTATCCACATTCCGCACAACAACGTGATATTACGCAAGCTGCAATAGACCGAAAATTAACATTAATTGCATTTGAGGATATGTTTGTTTGGTCTCCTGATGGTCAAATAGGTAGACATACATTTTATAAGAATAATGAAATGGCAGGCTATTGTGCAGTTATTCATGCATTACAATTAAGGGGTATTGATGGCCATTATGGTAACCAACGAAAAGTAATTATTTTTAGTTTTGGGGCAGTTAGTCGCGGCGCTATTTATGCACTCAAAGCTCATGGTTTCAGAGATATTACAATTTGTATCCAAAGACCGGATTATGAGGTGCGTGAAGAAATTTTAGATGTTAATTATGTTCGTATCCGTAAAGGGAATAATGGTGAGGCCAGAATGGTAACTATTGAACACGATGGAACAGTTCGGCCTTTATCCGATTTAATCAGTGAATCTGAAATCATTATTAATGGCACCTATCAGGATACAGACAATCCAATCGATTTTGTCACGGAAGAAGAAAAAGATACTTTAAAATCAGGAAGTTTAATTATTGATGTAAGTTGCGACGAAGGTATGGGATTCTATTTTGCTAAGCCTACAACTTTTAAAACCCCAATTCTAAAGATCGATAGCATCGACTATTATGCAGTTGATCATACGCCAAGTTATCTATGGGAAAGTGCTTCAAGGTCGATTTCTGCAGCACTAATTATTTATCTACAAACAATTTTAGAAGGTCGTAAAAGTTGGATGAAAAACCCTACAATTCAAAAGGCTATCAATATTGATGATGGTGTGATTAAAAAAGAATCTGTTTTAACTTTTCAAAATCGTATGCAAAATTACCCACATGATTTTATAAAAAATTAA
- a CDS encoding O-antigen ligase family protein has translation MNRQPRFILSRLSQNYYEEFFFFFLLVMAFAIPTSRLLMSMSQIALASLWILDGRYREKLTLFFRNRIAVILSSLFIVHLVGLLYTADFEAAFNDLRIKLPLLLLPFFFSSSTRFTKKKTIWILIAFIAGVLYASLFVSVENWIWGKDIKSILSDRFIKHMRFSLSINLAIFSLLLLLVYEWKKIWLKGLAFLIVLWLFVFMLKTGALSAYIIFVLSLVFLWIYTLSQIKGKKFIFSLFIFFITLFAASYFVISSIMPLFLNDEIIESLPLDKKTAQGNYYSHKPKELTENGKRIYAYVCEKELNKQWSSKSEFPFYGTDRKGQELKTTLIRYLTSLDLRKDSLGFSQLSDRDILNIENGIANINYVSKAAFKVRLMQLAFEMEQLRINNNPSGYSLAQRQEFWKSSWHMIKKSSLFGYGSGDNTTIMQEGYREINTKLSKDLWFHPHNQFLSFWLSFGVFGLFLFLFILFYPPVYIAAFKNPFYWLFFITIFFSFLVEDVLETQSGATYFAFFNAFFLMLWPLELSKDETQKRERKEIEK, from the coding sequence ATGAATCGGCAGCCCCGTTTTATACTTTCAAGATTATCACAAAATTATTACGAAGAATTTTTCTTTTTCTTTCTTTTAGTAATGGCATTTGCTATTCCAACATCTCGTTTACTAATGAGTATGAGCCAAATTGCATTAGCAAGTTTGTGGATATTAGATGGACGGTATCGCGAAAAACTCACTCTCTTTTTTCGTAATAGAATTGCTGTTATTTTATCTTCATTATTTATTGTACATCTTGTAGGCTTGCTTTATACCGCCGATTTTGAAGCTGCGTTTAACGACTTACGAATAAAACTACCCTTATTACTTTTGCCTTTCTTTTTTAGTAGCTCAACACGGTTTACCAAGAAAAAAACTATTTGGATTTTAATCGCTTTTATTGCCGGAGTGCTATATGCAAGTCTGTTTGTAAGTGTAGAAAATTGGATTTGGGGCAAAGATATTAAGTCTATATTATCCGATAGGTTTATAAAACATATGCGATTTAGTTTAAGTATAAATTTGGCTATTTTCAGTCTGTTATTATTGCTTGTTTATGAGTGGAAAAAGATATGGCTCAAGGGTTTAGCCTTTTTAATTGTTCTTTGGCTTTTTGTGTTTATGCTGAAAACGGGTGCTTTATCGGCTTATATTATTTTTGTTTTGTCCTTAGTATTTTTATGGATTTATACTTTAAGTCAAATCAAAGGCAAGAAATTTATCTTTAGTTTATTTATCTTTTTCATTACTCTATTTGCGGCTTCTTATTTTGTAATTTCTTCTATAATGCCTCTTTTTTTGAACGATGAAATAATAGAAAGCCTGCCCTTAGATAAAAAAACAGCACAAGGAAATTATTATAGCCATAAGCCAAAAGAACTAACAGAAAACGGAAAAAGAATCTATGCCTATGTTTGCGAAAAAGAGTTAAATAAGCAGTGGAGCAGCAAAAGTGAATTTCCTTTTTATGGAACGGATAGGAAAGGGCAAGAACTAAAGACAACACTTATTCGTTATTTGACATCTCTTGATTTACGTAAAGACAGTTTGGGATTTAGTCAATTATCCGATAGGGATATTTTGAATATAGAAAATGGTATTGCCAATATTAATTATGTTAGTAAAGCAGCATTTAAAGTTCGTTTAATGCAATTAGCTTTTGAGATGGAACAATTAAGGATTAACAATAACCCTTCCGGTTATAGTTTAGCTCAGAGACAAGAATTTTGGAAAAGCAGTTGGCATATGATAAAGAAATCTTCCCTTTTTGGCTACGGTAGCGGCGACAATACTACAATTATGCAAGAAGGTTATAGGGAAATAAATACCAAATTAAGTAAAGATTTATGGTTTCATCCGCATAATCAGTTTTTAAGTTTTTGGCTTAGTTTTGGAGTCTTTGGTCTTTTTCTTTTCCTTTTTATACTGTTTTATCCCCCTGTTTATATTGCTGCTTTTAAAAATCCGTTTTATTGGCTCTTTTTTATAACTATTTTCTTTTCTTTTCTTGTTGAAGATGTGTTGGAAACCCAATCGGGAGCGACATATTTTGCTTTTTTTAATGCTTTCTTTTTAATGCTTTGGCCTTTGGAGTTGAGTAAAGATGAAACTCAAAAGAGAGAAAGAAAAGAGATAGAGAAGTGA
- a CDS encoding S41 family peptidase, whose translation MIKKTAFLFLLFFVLSSLKLNAQNKDIAFDYSKNLEIYNNLIKTLKMSYIDTLNFSELNKTAIDALLAELDPYTVFIPEAEKESFEYVRTGKYGGVGLAIVKNENDYAYISNIMPDQPADQAGLQIGDKILRVDGYDTRKMTKKELGVIFKGTPGKPFLLSIERLGEITSVDYLLTRKNIKVRNVAFSTMLDNSIAYISLQSFTLNAANEFLSAFLDLKEENPKGLIIDLRDNGGGLIIEAVHALNVFLQRGLELVRTEGKQAKSEYIYRTQRPAVDIAIPLVFLVDDQTASAAEIMAGAAQDFDRAVLIGQNTYGKGLVQNVVPLNYDAQLKITIARFILPSGRGIKNEESQASSEVFTTLSGREVFEGKGLTPDIKMIKKVNDPQLLDQYKRLFIFEFANEYFAKQNRKEIDENFIVDDVIVDSYKQFLAERNYSYVSPTEKKVRDLRKQIENEKGQEELVNLLLQAENQQRLLSEQQSSQAVQELKNILRFEILTHKFYREGAARLCLGNDEAVQKAIEVLSDRNTYQALVRPQK comes from the coding sequence ATGATAAAAAAAACGGCTTTCCTCTTCTTACTTTTCTTTGTTTTATCAAGTTTAAAACTTAACGCACAAAATAAAGATATTGCATTTGATTATTCCAAGAATCTTGAGATTTACAATAATCTTATCAAAACACTCAAGATGTCGTATATTGATACATTAAATTTTTCTGAGTTAAATAAAACTGCTATTGATGCTTTATTGGCAGAATTAGACCCGTATACTGTTTTTATTCCCGAAGCAGAAAAAGAAAGTTTTGAATATGTACGTACAGGTAAGTACGGAGGTGTGGGACTTGCAATTGTAAAAAACGAAAATGACTACGCTTATATTTCCAACATTATGCCCGATCAGCCGGCCGATCAGGCGGGTTTGCAAATAGGCGATAAAATACTTAGAGTTGATGGTTACGACACCAGAAAAATGACAAAAAAAGAACTTGGTGTTATTTTTAAAGGCACACCCGGAAAGCCTTTTTTGTTAAGTATTGAAAGACTTGGTGAAATAACTTCGGTAGATTATTTATTAACTCGTAAAAATATTAAGGTAAGAAATGTTGCATTTTCTACTATGCTCGATAATTCTATTGCATACATTTCCCTACAATCTTTTACTTTAAATGCTGCAAATGAGTTCTTAAGTGCTTTTCTCGATTTAAAAGAAGAAAATCCAAAAGGTTTAATTATTGATTTGAGAGATAATGGAGGCGGTTTAATAATAGAAGCCGTTCATGCTTTAAATGTATTTTTACAACGTGGTTTAGAACTCGTTAGAACGGAAGGTAAACAGGCCAAGAGCGAATATATCTACCGTACTCAACGTCCGGCTGTAGATATTGCTATACCATTGGTTTTTTTAGTCGATGACCAAACAGCTTCAGCAGCTGAAATAATGGCCGGAGCGGCTCAGGATTTTGATAGGGCTGTTTTGATAGGACAAAATACTTACGGAAAAGGATTGGTGCAAAATGTTGTTCCTTTAAATTACGACGCTCAGTTAAAAATTACTATAGCACGCTTTATATTGCCAAGCGGAAGAGGTATTAAAAACGAAGAATCACAAGCTTCAAGTGAAGTCTTTACCACATTGAGTGGAAGAGAAGTCTTTGAAGGAAAAGGGCTTACGCCCGATATTAAAATGATTAAAAAAGTTAACGATCCTCAACTTCTTGATCAATATAAACGACTTTTTATTTTTGAGTTTGCCAATGAGTATTTTGCAAAACAAAACCGTAAGGAGATTGATGAAAATTTTATTGTTGATGATGTGATTGTAGATTCTTATAAACAATTTCTTGCAGAAAGAAATTACAGCTATGTTAGCCCTACAGAAAAGAAAGTTCGTGATTTGCGAAAACAAATTGAGAATGAAAAAGGACAAGAAGAGTTAGTAAATTTATTACTGCAAGCCGAAAATCAACAAAGATTGCTTTCGGAGCAGCAAAGCTCACAGGCGGTTCAAGAACTAAAAAATATTTTGCGTTTTGAAATCTTAACTCATAAGTTTTATCGCGAAGGCGCAGCACGACTTTGCTTAGGAAATGATGAAGCCGTACAAAAAGCTATTGAAGTTTTAAGCGATAGAAATACCTATCAAGCACTAGTAAGACCACAAAAATAA
- a CDS encoding HAD family hydrolase: MNINSKIKIIAFDADDTLWVNETYYRETERAFTHLLKDYLPEEKVSEILLKTETQNIKLYGYGVKGFVLSMIETALEITKDKIENEIINQILTLGKALINKPIKLLDGVRLTLENLNKRSVKLVLATKGDLLDQERKLKKSGLAKCFHHIEIMSNKNQDDYQKLLERLEISPDEFLMVGNSVKSDILPVLAMGSYAIHIPYHTTWIHENVTNNEQNNERFLKIKSILELLEAI; the protein is encoded by the coding sequence ATGAATATCAACTCGAAAATTAAAATTATTGCTTTTGATGCTGACGATACGCTTTGGGTAAATGAGACTTATTATCGAGAAACAGAAAGAGCGTTTACGCATCTTTTAAAAGATTATTTACCGGAAGAAAAAGTAAGCGAAATACTCTTAAAAACGGAAACGCAAAATATTAAACTCTATGGTTATGGCGTTAAAGGCTTTGTGCTTTCGATGATAGAAACGGCTTTAGAAATAACTAAAGATAAAATCGAAAATGAAATTATCAATCAAATTTTAACTTTGGGTAAAGCTTTAATTAATAAACCTATTAAACTATTAGATGGAGTTAGATTGACTCTTGAAAACTTAAATAAAAGAAGTGTAAAATTAGTTTTGGCTACTAAAGGCGATTTGTTGGATCAGGAACGAAAATTAAAAAAATCGGGTTTAGCCAAATGTTTTCACCATATCGAAATAATGAGTAATAAAAACCAAGATGATTATCAAAAACTCTTGGAGCGTTTAGAAATTTCTCCCGATGAATTTTTAATGGTAGGTAATTCGGTGAAATCAGATATCTTACCCGTTTTAGCTATGGGTTCTTATGCCATTCATATTCCGTACCACACAACTTGGATACACGAAAATGTTACTAATAATGAACAAAATAACGAACGTTTTTTAAAAATAAAGTCCATTTTAGAATTATTAGAAGCCATTTAG
- a CDS encoding cob(I)yrinic acid a,c-diamide adenosyltransferase: MDWKIYTKGGDKGKTALIGGKRVPKYHQRIEAYGTVDELKSYIGLIRDLSEDGDIRDLLFEVQDRLFTAESLIAADSEESSKSLPKLFETDVELLEKSIDKMNETLPQLSSFIMPGGHILASHTHIARTICRRAERQTIKAANEFNIDSLTIKYLNRLSDFLFVLARKFAVELGGEEIKWKPRV; encoded by the coding sequence ATGGACTGGAAAATATATACCAAAGGAGGCGATAAAGGTAAAACGGCTTTAATTGGCGGAAAGCGCGTTCCTAAATATCATCAGCGAATAGAAGCTTACGGAACGGTTGATGAACTAAAATCTTATATTGGTTTAATACGCGATTTGTCGGAAGATGGAGATATACGTGATTTATTATTTGAGGTACAGGATAGGTTGTTTACAGCCGAGAGTCTGATTGCTGCCGACTCCGAAGAATCATCTAAAAGTTTGCCTAAGTTATTTGAAACCGATGTAGAGCTTTTAGAAAAAAGTATTGATAAAATGAATGAAACTCTTCCTCAACTTTCGAGTTTTATTATGCCCGGGGGGCATATTTTGGCTTCGCATACGCATATTGCCCGTACTATCTGTCGACGCGCCGAACGCCAAACAATTAAAGCGGCAAATGAATTTAATATAGATTCTTTAACAATTAAATATTTGAACCGCCTTTCGGATTTCTTATTTGTTTTAGCTCGTAAGTTTGCCGTAGAACTTGGTGGAGAAGAGATTAAGTGGAAACCCAGAGTGTAG